In a genomic window of Tursiops truncatus isolate mTurTru1 chromosome 7, mTurTru1.mat.Y, whole genome shotgun sequence:
- the SLC16A14 gene encoding monocarboxylate transporter 14 — MYTSHEDIGYDFEDDPKDKKTLKPHPDIDGGWAWMMVLSSFFVHILIMGSQMALGVLNVEWLEEFHQSRGLTAWVSSLSMGVTLIVGPFIGLFINTCGCRQTAIIGGLLNSLGWVLSAYAANVHYLFITFGVAAGFGSGMAYLPAVVMVGRYFQKRRALAQGLSTTGTGFGTFLMTVLLKYLCAEYGWRNAMFIQGAVSLNLCVCGALMRPLSPGTDGDDPEGKEPHVLPAHSTESVRSSGQLGGAEEKGGGPGTEDSLGDMPAQACHEKAAHRKDMCAFRVLKTVSRLTMRVRKGFRDWYLGYFGTASLFTNRMFVAFIFWALFAYSSFVIPFIHLPEIVNLYNLSEQNDVFPLTSIIAIVHIFGKVILGVVADLPCISVWNVFLMTNFTLVLSIFILPLMHTYAGLAVICALIGFSSGYFSLMPVVTEDLVGIEHLANAYGIIICANGISALLGPPFAGWIYDITQKYDFSFYICGLLYMVGILFLLIQPCIQIIGQSRKKYIDGANV, encoded by the exons ATGTATACAAGTCATGAAGACATTGGGTATGATTTTGAAGATGACCCCAAGGATAAGAAGACACTTAAACCCCACCCAGACATTGATGGCGGATGGGCTTGGATGATggtcctttcctctttctttgtgcACATCCTCATCATGGGCTCCCAGATGGCCCTGGGAGTCCTCAACGTGGAGTGGCTTGAAGAATTCCATCAGAGCCGTGGCCTGACGGCGTGGGTCAGCTCCCTCAGCATGGGCGTCACCTTGATTGTGG GACCTTTCATTGGCTTGTTCATTAACACCTGTGGGTGCCGCCAGACTGCCATCATCGGAGGGCTGCTGAACTCGCTGGGCTGGGTGTTGAGTGCCTACGCTGCAAACGTGCATTATCTCTTCATTACCTTCGGAGTGGCAGCCG GCTTTGGCAGCGGGATGGCCTACTTGCCGGCCGTGGTCATGGTGGGCAGGTACTTCCAGAAGAGGCGCGCGCTCGCCCAGGGCCTCAGCACCACCGGGACCGGGTTTGGCACATTCCTCATGACGGTTTTGCTCAAGTACCTGTGCGCAGAGTACGGATGGCGGAATGCCATGTTCATCCAAGGCGCGGTGTCCCTGAACCTGTGTGTTTGCGGGGCGCTCATGAGGCCCCTCTCTCCTGGGACGGATGGAGACGACCCAGAAGGGAAAGAGCCACACGTCCTCCCGGCTCACTCCACCGAATCTGTTCGGTCCAGTGGACAGCTGGGCGGAGCGGAAGAGAAGGGGGGCGGCCCCGGCACCGAGGACTCCCTCGGGGACATGCCAGCCCAGGCGTGCCACGAGAAGGCTGCACACAGAAAGGACATGTGCGCCTTTCGGGTTCTGAAGACCGTGAGCCGGCTGACCATGAGGGTCAGGAAGGGCTTCCGGGATTGGTACTTGGGCTATTTTGGGACAGCCTCGCTCTTTACTAATCGGATGTTTGTTGCCTTTATTTTCTGGGCTCTGTTTGCATACAGCAGCTTTGTCATCCCTTTCATTCACCTCCCAGAAATAGTCAATTTGTATAATTTATCAGAGCAAAACGATGTTTTCCCTCTGACTTCGATCATAGCAATAGTTCATATCTTCGGAAAAGTGATCCTCGGCGTTGTGGCCGACTTGCCTTGCATCAGCGTTTGGAATGTCTTCCTGATGACCAACTTCACCCTAGTCCTCAGCATTTTTATTCTGCCCTTGATGCACACGTACGCTGGCCTGGCAGTCATCTGTGCACTGATAGGGTTTTCCAGCGGTTATTTCTCCCTGATGCCGGTGGTGACTGAAGACTTGGTGGGGATTGAGCACTTAGCCAACGCGTACGGCATCATCATCTGTGCTAACGGCATCTCTGCGTTGCTGGGACCACCTTTTGCAG GGTGGATCTACGACATCAcacaaaaatatgatttttccttttatatatgtgGTTTACTCTACATGGTAGGAATACTCTTTTTACTCATTCAACCGTGTATTCAAATTATAGGACAgtccagaaaaaaatacatagatggTGCAAACGTGTAG